From the genome of Rhizobium binae, one region includes:
- the smpB gene encoding SsrA-binding protein SmpB, whose translation MAPKGSQRVVNKVVAENRKARFNYEIIDTYEAGLVLKGTEVKSLREGKANIAESYASDEDGEIWLINSYLPEYLQANRFNHEPRRRRKLLLSGREIHRLRSAVNREGMTLVPLKIYFNDRGRAKMELALAKGKKLHDKRESEKERDWNRQKSRLLKDNG comes from the coding sequence ATGGCCCCCAAAGGCAGTCAGCGCGTGGTGAACAAGGTCGTGGCCGAAAACCGCAAGGCCCGCTTCAACTACGAGATCATCGACACCTATGAGGCAGGTCTCGTGCTGAAGGGCACAGAGGTCAAGTCGTTGCGCGAGGGCAAGGCCAATATCGCCGAATCCTACGCCTCGGACGAAGACGGCGAGATCTGGCTGATCAATTCCTACCTGCCGGAATATCTGCAGGCGAACCGCTTCAATCACGAGCCGCGCCGGCGCCGCAAGCTCTTGCTGTCGGGCCGCGAAATCCATCGCTTGCGCTCAGCCGTCAACCGCGAAGGCATGACGCTGGTGCCGCTGAAGATCTATTTCAACGATCGGGGTCGGGCAAAGATGGAACTGGCGCTCGCCAAGGGCAAGAAGCTGCACGACAAGCGCGAATCCGAGAAGGAGCGCGATTGGAACCGCCAGAAGAGCCGCCTATTGAAGGATAATGGCTGA
- a CDS encoding LabA-like NYN domain-containing protein produces MFDPREKIALFIDGANLYAASKSLGFDIDYRKLLKAFQKRGYLLRAYYYTALIEDQEYSSIRPLIDWLDYNGYKVVTKPAKEFTDSMGRRKIKGNMDIELAIDAMEQSETVDHLVIFSGDGDFTNLVEALQRRGRKVSVISTMATQPPMIADDLRRQADHFIDLLSLKAEIGRDPSERTPRPAEVAPASDFED; encoded by the coding sequence ATGTTTGACCCACGCGAAAAAATTGCACTCTTTATTGACGGCGCCAACCTCTACGCTGCATCCAAGAGCCTCGGTTTCGATATAGATTACCGTAAGCTGTTGAAAGCATTCCAGAAACGCGGCTACCTCCTGCGCGCCTATTATTATACGGCTCTGATCGAAGATCAGGAATATTCATCGATCCGCCCCCTGATCGACTGGCTCGATTACAACGGCTACAAAGTCGTCACCAAACCCGCCAAAGAATTCACCGATTCCATGGGCCGGCGGAAAATCAAGGGCAACATGGACATCGAGCTTGCGATTGACGCGATGGAACAATCCGAAACCGTCGACCATCTCGTTATCTTCTCCGGCGACGGCGACTTCACCAACCTGGTCGAGGCGCTACAGCGCAGGGGCCGCAAGGTTTCGGTGATCTCGACGATGGCCACCCAGCCGCCGATGATCGCCGACGATCTACGCCGCCAGGCCGATCATTTCATCGACCTCTTGTCGCTGAAGGCTGAGATCGGTCGCGATCCATCGGAGCGGACGCCGCGTCCGGCCGAAGTCGCCCCGGCCAGCGATTTCGAGGACTGA
- the rpoZ gene encoding DNA-directed RNA polymerase subunit omega, which translates to MARVTVEDCIDKVENRFELVLLASHRARLISQGASITIDRDNDKNPVVALREIADETLSPDDLKEDLIHSLQKHVEVDEPEPDPASMIAAGGAAAADSEEQDDLPETITFDQMSEEELLAGIEGLVPPEKSDDY; encoded by the coding sequence ATGGCCCGTGTCACAGTTGAAGATTGCATTGACAAGGTAGAGAACCGCTTCGAGCTGGTTCTGCTCGCCAGCCACCGCGCCCGGCTGATTTCCCAGGGTGCCTCGATCACCATCGATCGCGACAATGACAAGAATCCTGTTGTCGCCCTGCGCGAAATCGCCGACGAGACGCTTTCGCCCGACGATCTCAAGGAAGATCTGATCCATTCGCTGCAGAAGCACGTCGAAGTCGACGAGCCCGAGCCCGATCCGGCCAGCATGATCGCCGCCGGCGGCGCTGCCGCAGCCGACAGCGAGGAGCAGGACGACCTGCCGGAGACGATTACCTTCGACCAGATGTCGGAGGAAGAGCTGCTTGCCGGCATCGAGGGCCTGGTCCCGCCGGAAAAAAGCGACGATTATTAA
- a CDS encoding RelA/SpoT family protein has product MMRQYELVERVQQYKPDANEALLNKAYVYAMQKHGQQKRASGDPYISHPLEVAAILTDMHLDESTIAVALLHDTIEDTTATRAEIDELFGEDIGRLVEGLTKIKKLDLVTKKAKQAENLRKLLLAISDDVRVLLVKLADRLHNMRTLDHMSADKRARISEETMEIYAPLAGRMGMQDMREELEELSFRHMNPEAYETVTRRLEELSKRNEGIVKKIEAELRDLLVASGLTSAYVKGRQKKPYSVFRKMQSKSLSFEQLSDVYGFRLIVEDIPSCYRALGIVHTRWRVVPGRFKDYISTPKQNDYRSLHTTIVGPSSQRIELQIRTKRMHEIAEFGIAAHTLYKDGASNADGDILSRESNAYSWLRHTIEALAEGDSPEEFLEHTKLELFQDQVFCFTPKGKLIALPRGATPIDFAYAVHTNIGDTTVGAKINGRIMPLVTRLANGDEVEIIRSGVQVPPAAWEEIVVTGKARAAIRRATRMAIRKQYAGLGHRILERTFNRAGKIFSREAMKPALHRLGQKDVEDAIAAVGRGEMSSLDVLRAVYPDHQDERVTVKPSGDDGWFNVRSAAGMIFKIPGKTKAGAESGHSEVDADVDIGPIRGLSGNVDVKFASTGAVPGDRIVGIMDQSKGITIYPIQSPSLQRFDDQPDRWIDVRWDLDEANKSRFMARIMVNGLNEPGTLAKVAQTVASLDVNIRLLNTVRVAADFTEMMLEVEVWDLRQLNQLLAQLKELDCIATVRRLYE; this is encoded by the coding sequence ATGATGCGGCAGTACGAGCTCGTGGAGCGGGTTCAGCAATACAAGCCCGATGCCAATGAAGCACTGCTGAACAAGGCCTATGTCTACGCCATGCAGAAGCACGGCCAGCAAAAGCGCGCGAGCGGCGATCCCTATATTTCCCATCCGCTAGAGGTCGCCGCCATCCTCACCGACATGCATCTCGATGAATCGACGATCGCGGTGGCGCTTCTGCACGACACGATCGAGGATACGACGGCGACGCGCGCCGAGATCGACGAACTCTTCGGCGAGGATATCGGCCGCCTTGTCGAGGGCCTGACGAAGATCAAGAAGCTCGATCTCGTCACCAAGAAGGCCAAGCAGGCGGAGAACCTGCGCAAGCTGCTACTCGCCATATCCGACGATGTGCGCGTGCTGCTCGTCAAGCTCGCTGACCGCCTGCACAATATGCGTACCCTCGATCACATGTCGGCCGACAAGCGGGCCCGCATCTCCGAGGAGACGATGGAAATCTATGCGCCGCTCGCCGGTCGCATGGGTATGCAGGACATGCGCGAGGAACTGGAGGAGCTTTCCTTCCGCCATATGAACCCGGAGGCCTACGAAACCGTCACGAGAAGGCTGGAAGAGCTCTCCAAGCGCAACGAGGGCATCGTCAAGAAGATCGAGGCCGAACTGCGCGACCTGCTGGTCGCCAGCGGCCTGACCAGCGCCTATGTCAAGGGCCGGCAGAAGAAGCCCTATTCGGTCTTTCGCAAGATGCAGTCGAAGTCACTGTCCTTCGAGCAGCTTTCTGACGTCTACGGCTTCCGTCTGATCGTGGAGGATATTCCCTCCTGTTATCGTGCGCTCGGTATCGTCCATACGCGCTGGCGCGTCGTGCCCGGCCGCTTCAAGGATTATATCTCGACGCCGAAGCAAAACGATTACCGCTCGCTGCACACCACCATCGTCGGTCCTTCGAGCCAGCGCATCGAGCTGCAGATCCGCACCAAGCGCATGCACGAAATCGCCGAATTCGGCATCGCCGCCCATACGCTCTACAAGGACGGCGCCAGCAATGCCGATGGCGACATCCTTTCGCGCGAATCCAATGCCTATTCCTGGCTGCGCCATACGATCGAGGCGCTCGCCGAGGGCGACAGCCCGGAAGAATTCCTCGAACACACCAAGCTCGAGCTCTTCCAGGATCAGGTCTTCTGCTTCACGCCGAAGGGCAAGCTCATTGCGCTGCCGCGCGGCGCCACGCCGATCGACTTTGCCTATGCAGTGCACACCAATATCGGCGACACCACGGTCGGTGCCAAGATCAACGGCCGCATTATGCCGCTGGTGACGCGGCTCGCAAATGGCGACGAAGTCGAGATCATCCGCTCCGGCGTGCAGGTTCCGCCGGCCGCCTGGGAAGAAATCGTCGTCACCGGCAAGGCGCGCGCCGCCATCCGCCGCGCCACCCGCATGGCGATCCGCAAGCAATATGCCGGCCTCGGTCACCGCATTCTCGAGCGCACCTTCAACAGAGCCGGCAAGATCTTCTCACGCGAGGCGATGAAGCCGGCGCTGCACCGTCTCGGCCAGAAGGATGTCGAGGATGCAATCGCCGCCGTCGGCCGGGGCGAGATGTCCTCGCTCGATGTGCTGCGCGCCGTCTATCCCGACCATCAGGATGAGCGCGTCACCGTCAAGCCCTCCGGCGACGACGGCTGGTTCAACGTCCGCAGCGCTGCCGGCATGATCTTCAAGATCCCCGGCAAGACCAAGGCAGGAGCCGAGTCGGGCCATTCCGAAGTCGATGCCGATGTTGATATCGGCCCGATCCGGGGTCTGTCCGGCAATGTCGACGTCAAGTTCGCCTCCACCGGCGCCGTGCCCGGCGACCGCATCGTCGGCATCATGGATCAGAGCAAGGGTATCACCATCTATCCGATCCAATCGCCGAGCCTGCAGCGTTTCGATGATCAGCCCGACCGTTGGATCGACGTCCGCTGGGACCTCGACGAAGCCAACAAGTCGCGTTTCATGGCGCGCATCATGGTGAATGGATTGAACGAGCCCGGCACGCTTGCCAAGGTCGCCCAGACGGTCGCAAGTCTTGACGTCAATATTCGCCTGCTGAACACCGTACGGGTGGCGGCCGATTTCACGGAGATGATGCTCGAGGTCGAGGTCTGGGACCTGCGTCAGCTCAACCAGCTGCTCGCCCAGCTGAAGGAACTCGACTGCATCGCCACGGTCCGGCGGCTCTACGAGTAG
- a CDS encoding DUF3563 family protein: protein MFDPIRKIARALRAPTTQEREMAYLNGSFDRIDLEFRQRQVDRGLFRSR, encoded by the coding sequence ATGTTTGATCCTATCAGGAAAATCGCTCGCGCTCTTCGCGCTCCGACCACCCAGGAACGTGAAATGGCCTATTTGAACGGCTCGTTCGATCGTATCGATCTCGAGTTTCGTCAGCGCCAAGTCGATCGCGGTCTGTTCCGCAGCCGCTAA